In the genome of Mauremys reevesii isolate NIE-2019 linkage group 6, ASM1616193v1, whole genome shotgun sequence, the window GCTGGGCTGGGCCGGACCTGTGCTGTGATGGGAGATCTCCACGCTGGGCCTGAGGTGGGAGGACGTGGTGCCCTTAGCTCTGAGCCCGTACCCATCTGGGCCAGTTGTGTGCAGATGTTTGTTCTCTCTTGGAAGGAAATAAGTCGCCTTGCCGCTCAGATAAGGAGGCTGTATGGTTCCAACAAGAAAGCTGGAAAGCCGTTTTGGATTTGCCTTACTGGATTTGTGGCAGGCAGTCCTATTTCTGAAGAGTGCTTACGAATGAACGATGGGTTTTCCAGTTACCTCGTAAGTATCGTAAAAGTATCTGACGAGAGTGAATTCTACAAGACCGAGGTGACTGCCCCCTTGTACACAGCAAAACATGGTGCTCCTGTGACTCATATCTATATAATCTAAAAGGCTGTTTTTAAAACGCAGTAACACAAGCGAGAATCTTTCCCTTCTTCGTCGTACCTTTTTGTGTGCCCCTCATATGAGCATAGCAGCTGTGTGTCTTAGTTTGAACTTCGAGACAAGTGTCTTATTCAAAGCCAATGAAACAAGAGGGAATTACACTCAGTGGGATCATGAACTGAGTGTAGAgctgtaacgatgctggttctggcggaACCcagctgagagtgccaattcaggaccaattgcttaaagcagggcagtcacagccctaggctgggggttttccacctctaaggcaaaccaaaccagccagacaaaagggactttggtctcaccccactggctaaccacaagtcacacaagcaattcccttaggcactccagtttcccagtatcaccaccagtgccactcgtcctggggtgttggttttcataaccattcatccccatgacaagaaaaaaaggttctctcgatcccaaagaaccaagccccagacccaggtcaatatacaggtcagatcttacccacaaatcacgctgttgccaatcctttagaatctaagggtttattcataaaaggaaaaagatataaatgagagctagaattggttaaatggaatcaagtacatacagtaatggcaaaattcttggttcaggcttgtagcagtgacgaaataaactgcaggtttaaatcaagtctctggagtacatccacagctgggatgggtcattcagtcctttgttcagagcttctgtttgtagcaaagtccctccagaggtaagaagcaggactgaagacaagatggagatgaggcatcagccttttatagtcttttccaggtgtaagaacctctttgttcttactgtggaaaattacagtaaaatggagtctggagtcacatgagcaaatccctgcatactttgctgagttacaaggtgtatctgccttctctccatgggtgagttatatagctgatggtccttaatgggccatcaagcaggctaggtaGAGATgtttgtctgggatgtttcccagaagcacagcataagtctgaaatacagacagtacagagccaatattcataacttcaactacaaaactgacacacacatatagacagcataaccataaccagcaacccacaaccctgtcttagacacctcatttgaccccctttatacaagatttggtgccactacaggacttcggttgcaaccatgttctgtaCGGTCCCAGTTCAAATCAATAACGTGACAAGAGCTGCGGCAGATGGCatggaaattattattattaatgatttgCATTGCTGACGTGCCTAGCAGCCCCAGCCGTGGCCCAGGGCCCCGTTGTGGTTGGTGCTGtgtgaacacagaacaaaaagacagcccctgctgcaTTGGCGGGACACTGTTTTTTGGGCAGATGTGTGGTATTTGCACCTTCCTTTGATGCAGCTGGTGCTGGCCCCTGgtagagacaagatactgggtgAGATGGACCCTGGATCTGACCCACTGTGTCAATTCACGTCTTCTGTTTTCATTGCTAACTGAGGTTTGGCTTCATGTGTGATTATACTTGGAATATGGCCTGCAGCAAGAGGGGTGTTCCATTGTTGTTGGATTTGGACTTCACATCAGACTTGTCCAGCTCACAAATAAAACGAGGCTTTTCCTAACAGCCAGCCCTGCAACCGCAGCCTAGAATGtcagagtcaagctgggttctttcttcTGCACCCAAGGTCAGACGTAGTTAAGGCTTTGTAGGCCATACTATGACCTTAGCTAAACCCGTGTAAGCCTGTCTTTAGATAGTGGCACCTGGGAAACTCCGTTGCCATTGGTGGAATTGCCGAGGAGCAGTTGATGAGAAATTTTGGCCTACATGGCTTGCCCTACAAGTGGTCACACAGCGGGTCTGTGGGAATAAAACTCAGATCCCTCAGCCAGCGTCTCCATGGGAGAAAACCAGAGCAACTGAGGAATGAATCAAGCCcactaagctctttggggcagggcccatcTTTTTTTCTTGTGTGTGTACAGCCCTTGGCACCATGGAGACCTGACCCCTGGATACAACTGAACTCTATTCCTTCCAATAAACTTCACAAACTGGGCAGTTAAAGGGGGAAAATGCATGACTTCGCGATAACTAATCATGGACGACATTCTAATTCTCAACAGAGGCAGTGAAGTTAGTTAGGATTATTGCTAATCTCTTTCCTTCAATATGTCTGCTAATTTTGCTCAGGAAAGAATTTAACAAAACTTGAAAATTACCAGTGGTATTTATAGATGTGGAATGTGTGTTAGTTTCTTCTGAAAAATATCTTACCCTTGTGGGATTGAATGACCCAGAGGCCTTACCAATTCTGATATGCTTCATGTCTGAGAAGGGTATTGGACTCTAGCTGAAGATACTTCTTGTCTGTTTCATATGCATGTTCTCCCTTTGTATTTTTCAGATGGATACCACTCCTGAAAGTTACCTTGACCTATTTCCTTTAGAGACGATTGTCTACCTCACTCCTGACTCAGAGAATGGTGAGTCCTTTGCTTGTTTGGGGGAGCTGTGGTGGGAGAGAACTCAGGTTGTTAAAATctagaatttatttaaaaaaaaaaattgacccaAGATTGGTTTGGTTTGAAAGCTTTTCttaaaccttgtttaaaactaCTTCAGACAGATCAGTTCCTAACTGGTGTAGCTGGGATCTCATCTGGATCTGATCTACACTAATCAATGCTCAAGATGTCCCAGCAATGAATGAAGGTTTTAGCCCCAGATCCTtgaaggtatttagatgcctgacTCCCATTAATATCAATGTCTTGACCCATGTGTTGTGTGGTTAGAACCATGCACGTTGCAGTACTCCAGAACAGCAGGCTGGAAATTCGGTGGCTGTTTCAGATCTATCTTAAAGAGAGGGTTTTACTGAATTAAACATGAAAATAAAACAGTCGCTGCAGCATCCCCTTTGTGGCTTGCTATTGAATGTATTATATGCTGCTCCTCTATTTTTAACTGACAGCCTGATGCAGAATTTCGTAGTGGCAGTGTGGATCGGGTCTATGGAAGCTGTTGAACGGGGGGTGCGGGAAACTTTGGTAAACACAGTTGTGGCCTTTGGCATGTGGCAAGGTCTGGCTCTTTGGGATTGTAGGGTAAGCACACAAGCTGCAAGTCAAAGTGATCAGCAGTGAAAGAGTTAACAAGCATTGCCATTGCAATTTGCATCTTCAGATTTCTCCATTTTCAGCCCACCTCTGAGTggttgtttcaggctctctgcagactcaggcagatgttcATGTTTTGACGGTTTCCTTTGTAACCATTAGGGTTAAACCCCGTCCTCCAATACAAGCTTTGGGTACGGTGCACAATTCTGGGGCATGGGGTGGCTTCTGCAGCACACTCCACGGCCCCAGCTTCCTGGAGCACACGGGGCCCAGCTTGTGCAGAGAGAACAGTTTGAGCCAATCATTCTTCTGCAGTAGATCAGCTACTGCTAACCGGCCTAGTGTTCTGTTTAACTGTGGCACTTTCTAGCTCTGCAGGACATTGACCCGCACAGAGTGTATGTCCTCGGCGGGCTCGTGGATGAAAGCATTCAGAAGGTGAGTGAGCGGTGGAAGCTGCACCAAACACTTACAAAATCCCATGGCACCTTCAGCCAGCACTAGTGGAGCCCCTGGCAGGAAATGATGCCGGAAGTCATGCAGTTTTCTCCTCTTCACTAGCAGTGCGATCAGGTTATTGCAAATGATTCCTAATGTATGGTCCCAAAACTATGTCGTGAATATAAGTTTGGTGACTTCCAGCCCTGCCATCTCTCCTAATCCCTGAGGCTCCCTCCTGAGTCAGATGTGCTAGCATGGACCCTGCACCACGAAGAGTCCCAGTGGGGAACGGCTCCATCCCGCTGTAGGTTTGGGGCCATACACATCCCACCGTCAGACATCTTTGGCGACGCAAATTACCAGAGGCCAGATAAGTCAGTGGTTTAGAAAGCCGCTGGCTCGCAGCGTTAAAGTGTTTCAAGCGTGTGATGTTGTAAGTTCCATAGCATCTGGCACCAAACTCGAATAAATGTCTCGCCTTGTCCTGAATGGCCTTCCAGGCAGCGGCCTGCCCATTGCTTGTGTGTGGCTGGCAGCTCCCGGCGCAACCTTCCGGGAGGGAGATCAGTGTTCATGCTTCAGGGATGAGCTAACCTCTGCCccttgggggctgggaaggaactTCCCCGGGGGCACGTTGTTCCGGAACTGCCTGCTGCAGACAGCTGGTGCCCCGGTCTGTTCTGGGGTGGCAGTTTCCACGGGGAATGGAGGGATGTAGCAGGGACAGCTCCAGTCTGTCTTAACTGGCTTTACCCAGCCCTGGAGGGCATGGGCCTGTCTCCCACACACCTAACCCCTCCTAAGCAAAGGGCAATGCGTGTGTTACGAGGCCATCAGACTGAACAAGGTCAGAGTGCGTGTGCATCATCTCTTACTTTGACTTCCAGAAACTGACCTTGCAGAAGGCACAGGAGCACTCCTTGCAGACAGCTCGGCTGCCCATTGCCGAGTACATGGTGAAGAACGCCAACGTGAAGAACTATCATTCGGAGACGTTAGCAATCAATCAAGGTATGGCTCCCAGGCTGGTTATTGCCAGGATGCAGCTACAGACCAGAGCTCTACACCATGGTCTCGACCACGGGCCAGGGAACGGGGAGGAAAGTTCAGGCCCCAGCGTTCATTGGACTAGAACAATAAAAGAAGGGGAGATAcggctgtgtgtgtggtggggccTAGATTCCAGTTTGTCTTCTGCACAGGTATAGCAGGGTGGAAGCTTTCCCGTCCCTCTGCCTTAACATGGGTACAGGGCCCCACTCTCTGCTGGAAGGCTAGTTCAGTGGCAGGGCCCGCTCACGTTAGCATTGCCAGCCAGAAGTGCCACTGATCGTTAGCTCGGCAAAGCAAACACCTATTTGCTAAGAACTAGTCCGAGGCCAAGCTCTGTTAGACCTGGGCCAGCTTGCGTCtatgcactggctgctgctgatcAGTGCGGTATTCGGGCTGGAGAACCACTCCCTGACTCATGAACATCCTCGAAGGACTGAGGGCAGTAACTGCAGTGAGGTGGGAAAACGAGTTACCATTATCCCTTGAGCCCaaaattcccctccccctcttacCAAAACACGTGTATTGGTGCTGCTCAGACGAGCGGCTGGGTTCGGAGCTGCCTTGCGCATCTCAGTAGGGTTGCTGTATTGGGGAACCCCCTGGTGCTGTCCATATATGTTGCAATGAAGGTTTGGTGTGAGGAGGAAAGGATAATGAAGAGGAGCATCCAAAATACTGCCTAGGataggtaggtgtgtgtgtggtggcgtGAGGGAGCTACAAGCAAGTGGCTAGAGTCTGCATGTATTTGTTGACTGCATCAGAAGACACAAGTCTAAGATGGTCTAATCAGTGAGGGGTAGACGCAGGCACAGGAAGTAATACTCACATCAGCTTGCCTTAAATGGGAATGCCAGGGTTCTCAAACACGCGTGCCAGAAGCTACGCCCACTGTAGGCACCTGCTGAAGGGGGCCTGATCGTTTTTCCTAACGCTCCGGAGCACGCCGCTATCTCGAGGCACCCAAGTGTCAAAAGTTGGCCCAAGTTCAATAAAGGTGAAAGTGTtcaccttaaagttacaaaacgtGAAGAGCAGTGTCAGGAAACACGGAAGTGTGACTGGAGAAGCTGTTCTTAGGGGAGAGGCCCTGGTATGTTCTGCTTTTCCGGGAAGCTGTAGTTGATCCATGGTGGCTTGTCAGGAGGTCAGCATGGCTGTCAGCTAGAAGGCAGAATTTCCTCATGCCATTGATCTTTAGCTACCGATACGTGACAAACGAGTTTCCTAGGTTGCCTGCCTATCAGATTCTAAACAATAGCAACGATGCCTGGCTGCTGTCAGCTCTTCCAGCCTTTGTTGTTCTAACCAGTGACAAACAAGCCCAGATTTCCAGTGATCGCTGTATTTAGACTGATCTTGATCACTCTTTTTGACAGTCTTTGATGCCTTATCAACTTACTATGAGACCCAGAGCTGGCCAGAAGCATTGAAAGCTGGAGTTCCGCCCGGAAAAGGCTACATTCTCCAGGAAACAGCTCTATGATGGAAAATGCATCTGCTTAGCAACATGCAAGAAAACTCTTTATTCTGTGATGTTAATGGGCTGCACAGCCAAAGGAAGCAAACTCCTCCCTCGTTATTTCAAGCAGAGGCATCAGTGTAGCTTGTGTACAGAGAAATGTGGCTCACGTGGCATAAGGAGCTCATCAGTTTAATATATTCTACCTCATTGGTGTATTGCTGGAAAACAAGGGTCATCCCTGGGCTTCAAATACAGACCAACGGGAACTTGTCAGTTCTTACTGATGTTCTGTTAGTGTTTTGGAAATGTCTGCACTACTGTACTACCAGttcctctttggggcagggataagATGTACACAAATCCCTTAAGGTTTTGACTGTCATGTTAATTACAAGTAAGCCGTGTGGGGTTAAAGTAGTTAATTACACCAGTGTAGCAGTTAACTGGACTGATCTTTTCACAGGTAAAACACAGTGCTCTTATCTAGGAAAATTTCTCTTGTAATGCTCTACTCATATTTCTGCCACTTAACATCTAATTAATGTCATAATAGAATATTTATTCTtggatttcccccaccccaccactaaCCACTGCTGGCTGTCCTCTTGAAACATTCAATAGGATGAAAACAGTTCTTGCAGGGAAGATGCCCCAAATCAATACTGTCACCCCACTTCACCTATTCACCTTCTGAAAGCTGTGATGTGTTATAGTGCCAGGATATAGTCCAGGAACAAAGGAAGCATAAACGTTTTTAAGTATAAAGGGAAGTCCGTTAGCTCATGCAGTGCTGTTGCTACCTACCTTTGTTGAACAcacttctccccccacacacacacttaaatgggggaaaaaacaccaAAACTAGATTTAGAAGGCCCGAGTCTcattctagggggtgctgtgTGCACTGCAGCTTGTTGCAGTGTGCCAGCACTAGCTCTACTCTGCCTAGCTCACTAAAAGTAGAAGTGAGGATGCTGCAGGATGAGTTTCTGTGCAGGCTGCATAAGTGAGTGTACATGGGCAGTGGGCCAGGCAGGCCTGCTTCTGAAACCCACCCTGGGGCATCCTTTCTCTGCTGTTTTCTAAagtgcaggtatgtctacatgagcggCAAATGACACCCACAGCTGCTGTGCAGCCACACCCTAGAACTCCTTTATGGGGCCACAGATGTGGATGGGGCCTTAATGTACTTGAGAGTTTGGGCCCAAAGTATTTAAAGACCTAGCTAACAAATAGTACAGAACAGCTGCAGGTGCTGTGGCTGGCTGCAGTgtttacttctgggggaattgtGCACATGGGCCaagaggaattttttttccccccctgcagTAAATAACTTCTGCTGGAAAATTGCTGAAGTTacgccttttgcccaccaggggcCACTGTGGCACTAGACCCGAACAGCTGCTCCAGGGCCAGCCCCAGTTGCTGATAGGGAAGAGAAGGTAGCACCCTGCCTgtggggccaggtcaggagacgggataaggggggcggggaggagacagAGCGGGGGGCATATGGGGCTGCTGGTGGTGTGTGTGTCACAGACAGGTTCATAAGGGATATtgagggaggacagactggggcaggggctgaatagGAGTGGAGGTGCAAGGCCCTGAGGGAcacaggggagggggtgcagggacacatggggatgaggGGTATCTGCATGGGGGCACAGGGActcctggggctgtggggtgtaGACACACATAGGAGTAAGGGGGTagctgagtgggggtgtgggggcaCAGGGACACCTGGGGATGAAGGGTAACTatgtggcagcacagggccacCTGGGGATGTGGGGTAGGGGTGCTGGGACACATGGGAGTGGGGTGTAGAGACACAggaacatggggtggggggagcagagacGCATGGGGTAAGGTGtagctgagtgggggcacagagacatgggaatgggggtgcagggagacaTGGAGGTGAGGGTGGAAGGACACATGGAGTTGGGGGGTGCATGGCCCTATGGGGacaggcagatgtgcctgactgaatgggagcaGCAGAGGCTCCTTAacaatttccccccacccctcaaaaaaacctgttccatacttctcccacccatacccaacaacccccCCAACTTCACACTCAGACCCCTATCCAACAATTacttccctcagctcctctgttacccctaACTcctccaagcctttgcactgctttggggggggggtagggtagtgagaaatacagttctgtagacgttttggagcatgagctttcgtgggtgaatacccacttcgtcagatgcatgtggatccaacaaagtgggtattcacccacgaaagctcatgctccaaaacgtctgttagtctataaggtgccacaagactctttgctgcttttacagatccagactaacacggctccccctctgatacttgacagttcTGTACtgcagtttaaatgaattattactcagagttctgtatttaTAGGCTTAGTAAGGCacctatttgtcaaaaaacatttcctgaatcttttttagTGTccgtattgttacagacatacttgctgagacctattttgaaataaattaccaaaataatggaaacgggtgtgtgtgtgttattttgacaaataaaatatgcagaattttgcagacttttcaaatactgtgtgcagaatttttaattttttggtgcagcaTTCCCCCAGGGCTCTCTCTCCTGGCCCTCTCTCCAAATTCTAGCAGTGCCGCCGCACAAAATGACCCCCTGCACCCTTGGGCTGGTTTGCAGGTAGAGGGGAGGCTTTGCTTTTTGAAGCGGTGTCATGGCTCAGCTTCCAGCCCTGCTGGAGGTCACTGCTGGGTGCAATCTGTACGTTGGGGTTGCTGTTAGAGGCTTGTGCTGGACTGTTCACGTGCCTGAGTTGTCTAACGGACGGCAGCCTTTTCAGCAGAGGCCACAGCCGTATTAAGTGTTGTCTAACCCTGCGGTGACGCAGTGCCTAATGGCCTGTGGTCACACTCCCATTCTGCCCCCGCCTAGCCCCAGGGGGCGTGGCtacagggagaaggggaggggagtttcaGGAACATGCTGCCTTCTACTTAGTAAGTTGCTGCTGCCTTCAGCAGTTTCAAGGCAGTTGCTGTGTTACACTAACTGCTGAACAGGGGCTAGTTTAGATTTGTTACAAGCTATTGGTCGGGGTAGCTGGTTTGGGGTTATACcacgg includes:
- the TRMT10B gene encoding tRNA methyltransferase 10 homolog B isoform X3, which encodes MAKKKKRKQEKERRKAKHAEDKGVAHQHSKRVLKAIAKERLLAAKEAAPWLCIDLSMTSHMTQKEISRLAAQIRRLYGSNKKAGKPFWICLTGFVAGSPISEECLRMNDGFSSYLMDTTPESYLDLFPLETIVYLTPDSENALQDIDPHRVYVLGGLVDESIQKKLTLQKAQEHSLQTARLPIAEYMVKNANVKNYHSETLAINQVFDALSTYYETQSWPEALKAGVPPGKGYILQETAL
- the TRMT10B gene encoding tRNA methyltransferase 10 homolog B isoform X2, producing MKHAERDTEGGADQQWECKVAWQDDGGDRESICESFQLLQIDTGCESPKELPVGSEKWYSNVLRKQRHWEKIVMAKKKKRKQEKERRKAKHAEDKGVAHQHSKRVLKAIAKERLLAAKEAAPWLCIDLSMTSHMTQKEISRLAAQIRRLYGSNKKAGKPFWICLTGFVAGSPISEECLRMNDGFSSYLMDTTPESYLDLFPLETIVYLTPDSENALQDIDPHRVYVLGGLVDESIQKKLTLQKAQEHSLQTARLPIAEYMVKNANVKNYHSETLAINQVFDALSTYYETQSWPEALKAGVPPGKGYILQETAL
- the TRMT10B gene encoding tRNA methyltransferase 10 homolog B isoform X1 translates to MKHAERDTEGGADQQWECKVAWQDDGGDRESICESFQLLQIDTGCESPKELPVGSEKWYSKNVLRKQRHWEKIVMAKKKKRKQEKERRKAKHAEDKGVAHQHSKRVLKAIAKERLLAAKEAAPWLCIDLSMTSHMTQKEISRLAAQIRRLYGSNKKAGKPFWICLTGFVAGSPISEECLRMNDGFSSYLMDTTPESYLDLFPLETIVYLTPDSENALQDIDPHRVYVLGGLVDESIQKKLTLQKAQEHSLQTARLPIAEYMVKNANVKNYHSETLAINQVFDALSTYYETQSWPEALKAGVPPGKGYILQETAL